One Leptospira wolbachii serovar Codice str. CDC genomic region harbors:
- a CDS encoding PAS domain-containing sensor histidine kinase: protein MLPFEVNVIFAITVISVVFNATMAFIIYFLSKHSKSEVKLGYTAIFLTILVFRNLALYMFGTENEKIFFFFSESCAIFGSFLLIAAVSPIITKRISLPFLFSLCIFIYVLFVSLLLTEIPFFWMALPSSIFNAGALVLFGLIVFKLNTYPRAFRLYFLAICLIIALQRITFPYLFGLEWYRPLGYIINTLFMFLFGVGCILFNFNIQTKKLNLSLEELELLQKTIKDVNVRLLIMYNQLPAIIYNIEFLPEPRISYISPKMEEITGYGLNFFYENSEFFKDIVIPEDQHKISELYAGHSPIILRMIHANGWLIWTEHYVNVSFDILGIEKRIDVVALDITKSKKTEISLLQEKNLNTTVFDNAANLILLTDANGMIESINSAAQAILGLRKNEVIGKYIQDVILLPEDREYLKDVLDDVTEIQKIAESLILRCVTNSNQVLFLEWRLGIIRDNKNEPLKIIWIGIDQTSKRAAEIELKELNKSLEEKVKARTKELQSSNFELNSALYALREAQQKLIQNEKMVSLGQLVSGLAHEINNPIGMIKSSVETLISEWDEEKIHESNSRISELIQSILETDSGGLRILTGLSNRQARKSLTESLKQHSVPFEEELAELFVDSGIRNLTHPIISKIKSVIRNKENFQTLRRLLLVKQSSEHILYSVRRLSKITYTLKNFAGLQSNLELTDYSLTDTIHSAISLYKEHFLRDINLILNLEYSGNVRCIQGDLIQLWSQIIWNSIQAVASKGTIQIRSYKKLDTVYVEIEDSGGGIPPDNHSKIFMPFFSTKTTGDGLGLGLYLVKEIANRHNANVDFESNQGRTIFKVGFPLTT, encoded by the coding sequence ATGCTTCCCTTTGAAGTAAATGTAATTTTTGCAATCACTGTTATTTCCGTAGTTTTTAACGCTACGATGGCATTCATTATTTACTTTCTATCTAAACATTCCAAATCAGAAGTTAAACTTGGTTATACGGCAATTTTTCTAACGATTCTGGTATTTCGCAACTTAGCCCTTTATATGTTTGGGACAGAGAACGAAAAAATCTTTTTTTTCTTTTCTGAAAGTTGTGCTATTTTTGGTTCTTTCCTTTTGATTGCGGCTGTTTCTCCCATCATCACAAAGAGAATTAGTTTACCTTTTTTATTTTCTCTTTGTATCTTTATATATGTTTTATTTGTATCTCTACTCTTAACAGAAATTCCTTTTTTTTGGATGGCTTTACCCTCTTCCATTTTTAACGCAGGAGCCCTCGTTCTATTTGGGCTTATAGTATTTAAATTAAATACTTACCCTCGGGCGTTTAGATTATATTTTTTGGCAATCTGTTTAATCATAGCTCTCCAAAGGATCACCTTTCCCTACCTGTTTGGTTTAGAATGGTATAGACCTCTGGGTTATATCATCAATACACTATTTATGTTTTTATTTGGAGTCGGATGTATTCTCTTCAACTTTAACATACAAACCAAAAAGCTAAACTTATCCCTAGAAGAACTGGAACTATTACAAAAAACAATCAAAGATGTAAACGTTCGCTTACTTATCATGTACAACCAACTTCCAGCGATTATTTATAATATCGAATTCTTACCAGAGCCAAGAATTTCTTATATAAGTCCAAAAATGGAAGAAATTACTGGTTACGGATTGAATTTCTTTTATGAGAATTCTGAATTTTTCAAAGATATTGTGATTCCAGAAGATCAACATAAAATTTCTGAATTATATGCTGGCCATTCCCCTATTATACTTAGGATGATTCATGCCAATGGATGGTTAATTTGGACAGAACATTATGTGAATGTTTCTTTTGATATACTGGGCATTGAAAAACGGATCGATGTAGTTGCACTGGATATTACAAAATCAAAAAAAACCGAAATCTCATTATTACAGGAAAAAAATCTAAACACTACTGTTTTTGATAATGCTGCGAACTTAATTTTGTTAACAGATGCAAATGGAATGATCGAAAGTATCAATTCTGCTGCGCAAGCAATTTTAGGCCTTAGAAAAAATGAAGTCATCGGGAAATACATTCAGGATGTCATTCTACTTCCAGAAGATAGGGAATACTTGAAAGATGTTTTGGACGACGTAACCGAAATTCAAAAAATTGCCGAGAGCCTAATTTTACGATGTGTTACAAATTCCAATCAGGTCCTTTTTTTAGAATGGCGACTTGGCATCATTCGTGATAACAAAAACGAACCGTTAAAGATTATTTGGATTGGTATCGACCAAACATCAAAACGAGCTGCCGAAATTGAACTCAAAGAGTTAAACAAATCTTTGGAAGAAAAAGTAAAAGCAAGAACCAAAGAACTCCAATCCAGTAACTTTGAACTCAACTCTGCACTTTATGCTTTGAGAGAAGCACAACAGAAGTTAATTCAAAATGAAAAGATGGTTTCTTTGGGACAGCTTGTATCTGGCCTTGCACATGAAATCAACAATCCGATTGGAATGATCAAATCATCTGTGGAAACACTAATTTCCGAATGGGACGAAGAAAAAATTCATGAATCAAACAGTCGAATTAGTGAATTAATCCAATCTATCCTTGAGACAGATTCAGGTGGCCTGCGGATCTTAACTGGACTATCCAATAGGCAAGCCCGTAAATCTCTGACTGAAAGTCTCAAACAGCATTCAGTTCCATTTGAAGAAGAACTTGCTGAACTTTTTGTTGATTCGGGGATACGGAATCTCACACACCCAATCATTTCTAAAATTAAATCAGTAATTCGAAACAAAGAAAACTTTCAAACATTACGTAGATTATTACTCGTTAAACAGTCATCCGAACATATATTATACTCAGTAAGAAGGCTTTCAAAAATTACTTACACGCTTAAAAACTTTGCTGGTTTACAATCCAATTTAGAACTCACCGATTATTCATTAACCGATACAATTCATTCTGCAATTTCACTTTATAAGGAGCATTTTTTAAGAGATATAAACTTGATTCTTAATTTAGAATATAGTGGCAATGTTCGGTGCATACAAGGCGATCTTATCCAACTATGGAGTCAAATCATTTGGAATTCCATCCAGGCGGTTGCTTCCAAAGGAACTATACAGATTAGAAGTTATAAAAAATTGGATACTGTGTATGTAGAAATTGAAGACTCGGGGGGCGGAATACCACCTGACAATCATTCAAAAATCTTTATGCCCTTTTTCTCAACAAAAACAACAGGAGATGGTTTAGGACTTGGCCTTTATCTAGTAAAAGAAATCGCAAATCGGCACAATGCAAACGTTGATTTTGAATCTAACCAAGGAAGGACAATTTTTAAGGTCGGGTTCCCTTTAACTACTTAA
- the purM gene encoding phosphoribosylformylglycinamidine cyclo-ligase yields the protein MSDSNKVTYKEAGVDTEKGQEFVQRIKSNVASTHNKNVLGGLGGFAACYDVSFLKSYNEPILLSGTDGVGTKLQIARLLDIHDTVGIDLVAMCVNDILVNGGKPLFFQDYIACGKLFLPRMEAIVSGIVKGCTLADCALVGGETAEHPGVMPDDEYDLAGFVVGVVEKQKMIDGRTIKAGDSIIGLGSSGPHSNGFSLIRKLLLKDGKLPSSSSDLEFLKNHVFQPTRIYVKTILSLIEKFSIKGMVHITGGGFYENIPRVLPSGIGAEISNLPENYVFSKLEKDHSLDRHDMYGTFNMGIGYILVVEPSQVDVVMSELQSLGEEAHLIGKTDSTGKILIK from the coding sequence ATGTCTGATTCAAACAAAGTTACATACAAAGAAGCAGGTGTTGATACCGAAAAAGGACAAGAGTTTGTACAAAGAATCAAATCTAATGTAGCATCAACTCATAACAAAAATGTTTTGGGTGGGCTTGGTGGTTTTGCGGCCTGTTACGATGTTAGTTTTTTGAAATCATATAACGAACCAATTCTTTTGTCTGGAACTGATGGTGTTGGAACCAAACTTCAAATAGCTCGTTTGTTAGACATTCATGATACAGTTGGTATTGATTTGGTCGCCATGTGTGTGAATGATATTCTTGTGAACGGTGGAAAACCTTTGTTCTTTCAAGATTACATTGCTTGTGGTAAACTCTTTTTGCCAAGAATGGAAGCTATCGTTTCAGGTATTGTGAAAGGTTGTACATTAGCTGATTGTGCCCTTGTTGGTGGAGAAACCGCTGAACATCCAGGAGTAATGCCTGATGATGAATACGATTTGGCTGGATTTGTGGTGGGTGTTGTTGAAAAACAAAAGATGATTGATGGACGTACTATAAAAGCTGGCGATTCTATTATTGGACTTGGTTCCTCTGGTCCACATAGCAACGGTTTTTCGCTCATTCGCAAATTGTTATTAAAAGATGGCAAATTACCTTCTTCCTCAAGTGATTTAGAATTTTTGAAAAATCATGTGTTTCAACCGACTAGAATTTATGTAAAAACGATATTATCTTTAATCGAAAAGTTTTCTATCAAGGGGATGGTTCATATTACTGGAGGTGGGTTTTATGAAAACATTCCTCGAGTTTTACCTTCGGGGATTGGTGCAGAGATAAGTAATCTGCCGGAAAATTATGTTTTTTCTAAACTAGAAAAGGACCATTCTTTGGATCGTCATGATATGTATGGAACCTTCAATATGGGGATTGGTTACATACTCGTGGTAGAACCTTCTCAAGTCGATGTTGTGATGAGTGAACTACAATCTCTAGGTGAAGAAGCGCATTTGATTGGTAAAACTGATTCTACTGGAAAAATTTTAATTAAGTAG
- the murI gene encoding glutamate racemase: MNSRGRYKIGIFDSGLGGLSVLRTLWKETSNIDYIYFGDLVNSPYGQKSKAEVLELSKNAFEYLLEKDCEAVLFACNTATSAAADFLRAKHSIPIFGMEPALKPAVNQNPGVKIAVFATELTLKEDKFKNLVSGFPIGTEILPVACEGLAKLIDKDLWEDAWNLFDSKIRTVVKDCDVFVLGCTHYVFLKERILYNYPKVKVYDGNLGTTQHIKRVLNLPDFQENKNQLDILLNTSDSDYVHLAGRIAKTITPNHTLSLINTTTGKLHV; encoded by the coding sequence ATGAATTCTCGTGGAAGGTATAAAATCGGGATTTTTGATTCGGGTCTTGGGGGACTATCGGTTCTTCGAACGCTTTGGAAAGAAACATCTAATATCGATTATATCTATTTTGGTGATTTAGTAAATTCTCCTTATGGCCAAAAATCTAAAGCGGAAGTTTTGGAGCTTTCTAAAAATGCTTTTGAGTATTTATTAGAGAAAGATTGCGAAGCTGTTTTGTTTGCTTGTAATACGGCAACATCAGCGGCTGCCGATTTTCTTCGCGCAAAACATTCTATCCCGATTTTCGGAATGGAACCTGCATTGAAACCAGCGGTAAATCAAAATCCTGGAGTCAAAATTGCGGTGTTTGCCACAGAGCTTACTTTAAAAGAAGATAAATTTAAAAATTTAGTATCTGGTTTTCCTATAGGTACAGAGATTCTTCCTGTTGCTTGCGAAGGTTTAGCCAAACTCATTGATAAAGATCTTTGGGAAGATGCCTGGAATTTATTTGATTCTAAGATCAGAACTGTAGTTAAAGACTGCGATGTTTTTGTTTTAGGTTGTACACATTATGTATTTCTCAAAGAAAGAATACTTTATAATTATCCCAAGGTAAAAGTATATGATGGGAATTTGGGAACTACACAGCATATAAAACGAGTTTTAAATTTGCCTGACTTCCAAGAAAACAAAAACCAATTAGATATACTTCTAAACACTTCTGACTCTGATTACGTTCATTTAGCAGGCAGGATTGCCAAAACAATCACGCCGAACCATACTCTTTCTCTTATCAATACTACCACAGGAAAACTCCATGTCTGA
- a CDS encoding pyridoxal phosphate-dependent aminotransferase translates to MRRNIVHSGADALIYEIRQIVALAKQIEAMGIAITWENIGDPIQKGESVPNWMKDIVSGLVAQNKSWAYTATQGDETTRKFLASKVNERGGAQITSEDILFFNGLGDAVAKIFGFMRREARILGPSPAYSTLSSAEAAHSGYEHLTYELNPDNDWMPDLEDIENKVKYNDSIAGILLINPDNPTGAVYPKEVMREIVKICEKYDIILICDETYAHVNYSEWGSIHLSEVIGDKVCGFALRSISKEFPWPGARCGWLEVFNRKNDPTFERYIKSLLDAKMLEVCSTTLPQLSIPLVYSHPEFLNHLKFRNEKFKKRAEKATSILTGIPGVKVIQPKGAFYLTVLFEDGALKPQMTLPISNTKVRDFVAPLMEKAALDRRFVLHLLASAGICVVPLSSFCCNRNGFRVTLLEEDETKFEWIYKTLAENIRKYLAS, encoded by the coding sequence ATGAGAAGAAATATAGTCCACTCGGGTGCTGATGCACTCATTTATGAAATCCGCCAGATTGTCGCCCTTGCCAAACAGATTGAGGCAATGGGAATTGCGATCACCTGGGAAAATATTGGTGATCCCATCCAGAAGGGAGAATCCGTCCCTAATTGGATGAAGGATATTGTTAGTGGACTTGTCGCCCAAAACAAATCTTGGGCCTATACGGCAACCCAAGGGGATGAAACCACTCGCAAATTTTTAGCCTCCAAAGTGAATGAAAGAGGTGGGGCACAAATCACTTCTGAGGACATCCTTTTTTTCAATGGTCTTGGGGATGCGGTTGCAAAAATATTTGGATTTATGAGACGAGAAGCAAGGATACTTGGACCATCTCCCGCCTACTCTACGTTATCTTCTGCAGAAGCTGCCCATTCAGGTTACGAACACCTAACTTATGAACTAAATCCCGACAATGATTGGATGCCCGATTTAGAAGACATTGAGAATAAAGTAAAATACAACGATTCCATTGCAGGAATTCTTCTTATCAATCCAGACAATCCTACAGGAGCTGTATATCCTAAGGAAGTGATGCGAGAGATTGTCAAAATCTGCGAAAAATATGATATCATCTTAATTTGTGATGAAACTTATGCGCATGTAAATTATTCGGAATGGGGTAGCATTCATTTATCTGAAGTCATTGGTGATAAAGTTTGTGGGTTTGCTTTAAGATCAATCTCCAAAGAATTTCCATGGCCCGGTGCTCGTTGTGGTTGGCTTGAAGTTTTTAATCGTAAAAATGATCCAACTTTCGAAAGATACATCAAGTCTTTGTTAGATGCAAAAATGTTGGAAGTTTGTTCTACTACTCTTCCTCAACTTTCCATTCCACTGGTTTACTCTCATCCTGAGTTTTTAAATCATCTAAAATTTAGAAACGAGAAATTCAAAAAACGTGCAGAGAAAGCTACTTCTATACTTACAGGAATTCCTGGAGTGAAAGTCATACAACCAAAGGGTGCGTTTTATTTAACCGTTCTGTTTGAAGATGGTGCCTTGAAGCCACAGATGACACTTCCCATCTCCAATACGAAAGTTCGCGACTTCGTGGCCCCACTAATGGAAAAAGCGGCTCTTGATAGAAGATTCGTTTTGCACCTGTTAGCTTCCGCTGGGATCTGTGTGGTTCCACTCAGTTCCTTCTGTTGTAATCGGAATGGATTCCGAGTCACCTTACTCGAAGAAGACGAAACAAAGTTTGAATGGATTTATAAAACTCTCGCAGAAAATATCAGGAAGTATTTAGCATCCTAA